A region of Fimbriimonadaceae bacterium DNA encodes the following proteins:
- the coaE gene encoding Dephospho-CoA kinase: MAAYGLQTLSVDAIVDAMWSDSSFLSLVAKEPSLGGARTKDEVREIVLANEEARHALNRLTHREVAVRMLAAEVDAIEVPLLIEACLYDRFQEIWVVTCGLEVQLLRLIERLGEDQAKKMLRLQLPTRAKLPFADVIVRTVAPPSNVSSFVRKVLQSRDSRL; this comes from the coding sequence ATGGCCGCGTATGGCCTGCAAACGCTCAGTGTCGACGCCATCGTGGACGCGATGTGGAGCGACTCTTCTTTTCTGAGCCTTGTGGCCAAGGAGCCTAGCCTTGGCGGGGCTCGTACTAAAGACGAAGTTCGGGAAATCGTCCTCGCCAACGAAGAAGCTCGTCATGCGCTGAACCGGCTCACCCACCGCGAGGTTGCCGTCCGAATGCTTGCCGCTGAGGTGGACGCGATCGAGGTTCCGCTTCTCATCGAGGCCTGTCTTTACGATCGCTTCCAGGAGATCTGGGTCGTCACCTGCGGACTTGAGGTCCAGCTGCTGCGCCTGATCGAGCGTCTTGGAGAGGATCAGGCGAAGAAAATGCTTCGCCTCCAGCTCCCCACCAGGGCCAAGCTTCCCTTTGCCGACGTAATCGTGCGAACTGTCGCGCCCCCATCAAACGTCAGTTCGTTCGTACGGAAGGTGTTGCAGAGTCGCGACAGTCGGCTCTGA
- the atpG gene encoding ATP synthase gamma chain: protein MATLKQIRQRIKTAKSIQQITRAMKLVAAARLKKAQDRVLEARPYSDKMREFMLSFSEAGDLPTHPLLEKRDVQRIGLILVSADRGLAGSYNTNLIRRAGEWLKAQTVPVRLIGVGKKGAQFFAKRGYELAHLHSVPTSGATLADAEEVTRLARDMFESGEVDAIYLCYSKFYSPIRQVPQVVQLLPIEPPTSNDPDAGERIRKEYRFEPEPDRLMGILLPKYVLTLIFQALLESTASEHGSRMTAMTSATDNAGKMIHTLTLTANRARQAGITKEILEVVGGAEALKN, encoded by the coding sequence ATGGCGACGCTTAAGCAGATTCGGCAGCGGATCAAAACCGCGAAAAGCATCCAGCAGATCACGCGGGCGATGAAGCTGGTTGCGGCGGCGCGCCTCAAGAAGGCGCAGGACCGCGTCCTTGAGGCCAGGCCTTACAGTGACAAGATGCGGGAGTTCATGCTGTCGTTCTCAGAGGCCGGCGACCTGCCGACCCACCCCCTCCTGGAAAAGAGGGACGTGCAGCGGATTGGTCTCATCCTTGTTTCCGCTGATCGTGGGCTGGCAGGTTCGTACAATACAAACCTGATTCGCCGAGCAGGGGAGTGGCTCAAGGCCCAAACCGTGCCGGTTCGGTTGATTGGTGTGGGGAAGAAAGGCGCACAGTTTTTCGCCAAGCGAGGCTATGAGCTGGCCCATCTTCATTCCGTTCCGACTTCCGGAGCCACGCTTGCCGACGCCGAGGAAGTCACGCGCCTGGCCAGAGACATGTTCGAATCCGGTGAGGTCGATGCGATCTACCTCTGCTACAGCAAGTTTTATTCACCGATTCGACAGGTGCCTCAGGTCGTGCAGCTGTTGCCGATCGAGCCACCGACGAGCAACGACCCCGACGCCGGTGAACGGATACGCAAGGAGTACCGGTTCGAGCCCGAACCCGATCGTCTCATGGGCATTCTCTTGCCCAAGTACGTTCTGACCTTGATCTTTCAGGCCCTGCTGGAATCAACGGCTTCCGAGCATGGCTCGCGCATGACCGCGATGACCAGCGCGACCGATAACGCAGGGAAGATGATTCACACGCTGACCCTAACCGCAAACCGGGCAAGGCAAGCCGGTATCACCAAGGAGATTCTTGAGGTTGTCGGCGGCGCCGAAGCCCTGAAGAATTAA
- the atpA gene encoding ATP synthase subunit alpha codes for MASIRPEEITDILRRELEQFEKKVDTEHVGTVLQVGDGIARVYGLPDCQMGELLEFPGGIMGLALNLEEDSIGAVLIGDDSQIKEGDPVRETGRIISIPVGKGLLGRVVNALGQPIDGKGPIASEEFRKIETIAPGVVDRQPVKEPLQTGIKAIDAMIPIGRGQRELVIGDRQTGKTAICVDTIVNQKSTHEPGGSPVYCIYVAVGQKMASVARVVDTLRATGALEYSIVVVASASDANAMQYLAPFAGATIGEYFRDNGMHALAVYDDLTKHAQAYRAVSLLLRRPPGREAYPGDVFYLHSRLLERAAKLSDARGAGSLTALPIIETQSGDVSAYIPTNVISITDGQIYLEPDLFFAGVRPAINVGISVSRVGGNAQIKAMKQVAGKLKLEMANFREVQAFAQFASDLDRATQLQLIRGQRLTELLKQGLTQPYDVVDQVIVVFAGTNGFLDELTNEQVPRFEKGLLTHVKEHYPEIPEGVRTSKELSKDNEETLRKACQEFAAEFGK; via the coding sequence ATGGCCAGCATTAGACCGGAAGAAATCACCGATATCCTTCGCAGAGAACTTGAACAGTTCGAAAAGAAGGTTGACACCGAACACGTTGGGACCGTGCTGCAAGTCGGCGACGGCATTGCCCGCGTGTACGGTCTGCCCGACTGCCAGATGGGTGAGCTGCTGGAGTTTCCTGGCGGCATCATGGGTCTCGCCCTCAACCTCGAGGAGGACTCGATCGGCGCCGTTCTCATCGGCGACGATAGCCAGATCAAGGAAGGGGACCCGGTGCGTGAAACCGGACGGATCATCTCGATCCCGGTTGGCAAGGGCCTCCTCGGTCGTGTTGTCAACGCCTTGGGTCAGCCCATCGACGGCAAGGGTCCGATCGCGAGCGAGGAGTTCCGGAAGATCGAGACCATTGCTCCGGGTGTTGTCGATCGGCAGCCGGTTAAGGAGCCGCTACAGACCGGTATCAAAGCCATCGACGCCATGATTCCGATTGGCAGGGGCCAGCGCGAACTGGTTATTGGCGACCGCCAGACCGGAAAAACGGCCATCTGCGTCGACACCATTGTCAACCAGAAGTCGACGCATGAGCCCGGTGGCAGCCCCGTCTACTGCATTTACGTCGCGGTCGGACAGAAGATGGCTTCGGTCGCTCGAGTCGTCGACACACTGCGCGCTACCGGCGCCCTCGAATACTCGATCGTCGTCGTGGCCTCGGCCTCGGACGCCAACGCCATGCAGTATCTGGCGCCGTTCGCCGGCGCTACCATCGGCGAGTATTTCCGGGACAACGGAATGCACGCCCTGGCGGTTTACGACGACCTTACCAAGCACGCGCAAGCCTATCGCGCCGTCTCGTTGCTGCTGCGCCGCCCGCCCGGTCGAGAAGCCTATCCTGGCGACGTCTTCTATCTTCACAGCCGACTGCTGGAACGTGCCGCGAAGCTCTCGGATGCGCGCGGCGCGGGATCGCTTACGGCCCTGCCGATCATCGAAACCCAGTCGGGCGACGTCTCGGCCTATATTCCGACCAACGTCATTTCGATTACCGACGGCCAGATTTACCTGGAGCCCGACCTGTTCTTCGCCGGTGTGCGCCCCGCGATCAACGTCGGCATCTCGGTCAGCCGCGTCGGCGGCAACGCGCAAATCAAGGCGATGAAACAGGTCGCTGGAAAGCTCAAGCTGGAAATGGCCAACTTCCGCGAAGTCCAGGCCTTTGCCCAGTTTGCATCGGACCTCGACCGCGCGACCCAGCTTCAGCTTATTCGTGGCCAACGCCTGACCGAGCTCCTCAAGCAAGGGCTCACTCAACCGTACGACGTTGTCGACCAGGTTATCGTGGTCTTTGCCGGTACGAACGGCTTCCTCGACGAGCTCACGAATGAGCAGGTGCCACGATTTGAAAAAGGCCTGCTGACCCACGTGAAGGAGCACTATCCGGAAATCCCGGAGGGCGTTCGGACTTCCAAGGAGCTCAGCAAAGACAACGAAGAGACCCTTCGCAAGGCCTGCCAGGAGTTCGCCGCAGAGTTCGGCAAGTAA
- the atpH gene encoding ATP synthase subunit delta: MHDARVARRYATALFGIAKQSDVIRSVEEDLASIVRLLEHDPGFRDFMYAPYASREEKTQLAERVFGDRITALTMQVLRVLLEKRREAEISAIYEQYVALRRVHESVVYATVTSSDTLGSEEKEAIVTRLESVLGKKVEAEFKVEPTLLGGVKVAYENYVLDGTVRGALRKLREKLRYELLKQH; this comes from the coding sequence ATGCACGACGCGAGAGTCGCCCGACGGTACGCGACGGCCCTGTTTGGCATCGCCAAGCAATCCGACGTGATACGGAGTGTCGAAGAGGACCTCGCCAGTATCGTCCGGTTGCTGGAGCATGACCCCGGCTTCCGCGACTTTATGTACGCTCCCTACGCCTCGCGTGAAGAGAAGACACAGCTTGCCGAACGGGTTTTCGGCGACCGCATAACCGCGCTCACGATGCAGGTGCTGCGAGTGTTATTGGAAAAGCGCCGGGAGGCCGAGATCTCTGCGATCTATGAGCAATACGTGGCGCTCCGACGAGTTCATGAGAGCGTGGTTTACGCGACCGTGACATCGTCGGACACCCTGGGCTCTGAAGAGAAGGAAGCGATCGTCACTCGACTGGAGAGCGTGCTTGGCAAGAAGGTCGAAGCCGAATTCAAGGTCGAGCCGACGCTGCTCGGCGGCGTAAAAGTCGCCTACGAGAACTACGTTTTGGACGGCACGGTACGAGGCGCCTTGCGAAAGCTGCGAGAGAAGCTACGCTACGAGCTCCTCAAACAACACTAA
- the atpF gene encoding ATP synthase subunit b, sodium ion specific, with protein sequence MVAGMWVSKNWHPDFYATLEQQGIPLDLGKTVAVMGVFLILWPIMNTFFIKPLNEAIDDRTRSLEQTFSEAETLRTDMTSLRSDYDRRLAATEAEAREQIQAQIREAQNLRQTLMAEASAKADELVSRAQQEIESEKAKVIVELRTSVVDMSLAAAEKVVGENMDNDRNRRLVQEFIDRVEVAK encoded by the coding sequence ATGGTTGCCGGCATGTGGGTGTCTAAGAATTGGCACCCGGACTTCTATGCGACCTTGGAGCAGCAGGGTATTCCCCTGGACCTCGGAAAGACGGTTGCCGTGATGGGCGTCTTCCTCATTCTCTGGCCGATCATGAACACCTTCTTCATCAAGCCGCTAAACGAGGCCATCGACGACCGAACCCGCTCGCTCGAGCAAACGTTCAGCGAAGCCGAGACCCTGCGGACCGACATGACGAGCCTTCGCTCGGATTATGATCGACGCCTCGCCGCCACCGAAGCCGAGGCTCGCGAACAGATCCAAGCTCAAATTCGGGAGGCGCAGAACCTCCGCCAGACGCTTATGGCTGAAGCCTCTGCCAAAGCCGATGAACTGGTTTCTCGTGCTCAGCAAGAGATCGAATCGGAGAAGGCGAAAGTCATTGTCGAACTGCGGACGAGCGTGGTCGACATGTCGCTGGCCGCGGCCGAGAAAGTCGTGGGCGAGAACATGGACAACGACCGCAACCGGCGCCTTGTCCAGGAGTTTATCGACCGGGTCGAGGTGGCAAAGTAG
- the atpE gene encoding ATP synthase subunit c, with the protein MLGLGLGLSALGVGIGLGLIGYGAMQGMARQPEAIGKLQTVMLIAFAFVELVFLLTVFVAPGSFKENVTITRTQ; encoded by the coding sequence ATGCTAGGACTTGGACTTGGACTCTCGGCGCTTGGCGTCGGCATCGGACTCGGATTGATCGGCTACGGCGCAATGCAGGGCATGGCCCGGCAGCCGGAAGCCATCGGCAAGCTGCAGACGGTTATGCTCATCGCGTTCGCGTTCGTCGAGCTCGTCTTCCTGCTTACCGTCTTCGTTGCACCGGGCTCCTTCAAAGAGAACGTCACGATCACGCGCACTCAGTAA
- the atpB gene encoding ATP synthase subunit a, protein MASATGEGGGEHHGPSFLGLAVYLILVITILFALMAAAKKGLGERVFKNRWTQLFEQLYLFIQNLCVGIIGPHGRKYVPMIMVFWMMIFVGNVVALFMPTSTTADLSYNLAMAILAVGYVQYEGIKANGLMGHLRHFAGPKLPVYMVVITIMIFVIEIVSELMKNVSLSLRLFGNIHGGHQAVEAMNKLGEDIYVPIGVFLLPIKFLTCVVQALIFSLLTCVYLSLVTHHGDDHGDEHHEDHEQGAVPAPAH, encoded by the coding sequence ATGGCCTCTGCCACCGGGGAAGGTGGAGGAGAGCATCACGGCCCCAGTTTTCTTGGCCTTGCCGTCTATCTGATCTTGGTCATCACCATTCTTTTCGCCCTGATGGCAGCCGCTAAAAAAGGCCTTGGCGAGCGAGTATTCAAGAACCGCTGGACGCAGCTGTTCGAACAGCTTTATCTCTTTATCCAGAACCTCTGCGTTGGCATCATTGGCCCCCATGGCCGCAAATACGTGCCGATGATCATGGTCTTCTGGATGATGATTTTCGTGGGCAATGTCGTGGCGCTGTTTATGCCGACCTCGACGACCGCAGACCTGAGCTACAACCTCGCGATGGCGATCCTCGCCGTCGGGTACGTCCAGTACGAGGGCATCAAGGCCAATGGCTTGATGGGCCACTTGCGGCACTTCGCTGGTCCGAAGCTGCCGGTTTACATGGTCGTGATCACGATCATGATCTTCGTCATCGAGATTGTCTCGGAGCTGATGAAGAACGTCTCCTTGTCGCTGCGACTCTTTGGAAACATCCATGGTGGTCACCAGGCGGTCGAGGCGATGAACAAGCTCGGCGAAGACATATACGTACCGATCGGCGTGTTTCTGTTGCCGATCAAATTCCTCACATGCGTGGTCCAGGCCCTTATCTTCAGCCTGCTGACCTGCGTCTACCTCTCCTTGGTCACGCACCATGGGGACGACCACGGCGACGAGCATCACGAGGACCACGAGCAGGGCGCGGTACCGGCGCCGGCACATTAG